The Vitis vinifera cultivar Pinot Noir 40024 chromosome 12, ASM3070453v1 genome has a segment encoding these proteins:
- the LOC100264044 gene encoding 15-cis-phytoene desaturase, chloroplastic/chromoplastic, with product MEINCMKPKLHRDNWQEKQLHKSISYPLHSSMSLTLSLPSLPTPRRFSFQPRSVQLSIDSPGSFSPSERQTGVVVIGAGLAGLAAATRLHSENIPFLVLEASDAVGGRVRTDPVAGFLLDRGFQIFITAYPEAKRLLDYQALDLQKFYAGARVYYGGGFHTVADPVLHFWDSIQTLTNPIGTVLDKLLIGLARLRVLSRSDEEILAADEVPTIEFLRKFGFSESIIGRFFRPFFGGVFFDRELETTSRLFDFIFKCLALGDNTLPAKGISAIPEQLASKLPTGSVLLNSKVVSVDRSGSGTVRLQNGDTIKSELGVVVAVEEPEVAKLLGLKPAEKKPARSTVCLYFSADRRQIPVREPILFLNGSGKGIVNNMFFATNVAPSYGPPGKALVSVSLIGLYDAVSDADLTAQVIGELSDWFGESIVGSWEHLRTYRVGFAQPNQSPPTNLVQDPRIGSGIYVCGDHVTSATFDGALVSGGRAVEALLRDRVKSPN from the coding sequence atggaGATAAATTGCATGAAGCCAAAGCTCCATCGGGATAATTGGCAGGAAAAGCAGCTCCATAAATCCATCTCATATCCTCTTCACTCTTCAATGAgtctcactctctctcttccctcCCTCCCTACTCCTCGCCGCTTCTCATTTCAACCCCGTTCCGTACAATTATCTATTGACTCTCCCGGAAGCTTCTCCCCATCTGAACGCCAAACCGGCGTTGTCGTCATCGGCGCTGGTCTAGCCGGCCTCGCCGCCGCCACCCGCCTCCATTCTGAGAATATCCCTTTCCTCGTTCTCGAAGCCTCCGATGCCGTCGGCGGCCGCGTCAGGACCGATCCCGTCGCTGGATTCCTTCTCGACCGCGGCTTCCAGATTTTCATCACTGCCTATCCTGAAGCCAAGAGGCTTCTGGATTATCAAGCCCTCGACCTTCAGAAGTTCTACGCCGGAGCTAGAGTTTACTACGGCGGAGGCTTTCACACCGTCGCGGACCCGGTCCTGCATTTTTGGGACTCGATTCAAACATTAACGAATCCGATCGGGACGGTTCTGGACAAATTATTAATCGGATTGGCGAGACTGAGGGTTTTGAGCCGATCGGACGAGGAGATTTTGGCGGCCGACGAGGTCCCTACCATTGAGTTTTTGAGGAAATTCGGCTTTTCTGAATCAATCATTGGCAGATTCTTCCGGCCGTTCTTCGGCGGCGTCTTCTTCGACAGAGAGCTCGAGACCACTTCGCGGCTCTTCGATTTTATCTTCAAATGCCTCGCTCTCGGCGACAATACTCTTCCGGCGAAGGGCATATCTGCAATTCCCGAACAGTTGGCTTCGAAGCTGCCGACCGGTTCGGTTCTGCTGAACTCGAAGGTCGTCTCCGTGGACCGGTCCGGTTCGGGGACAGTGAGGTTGCAGAATGGAGATACCATCAAAAGCGAGCTTGGCGTCGTGGTTGCAGTTGAAGAGCCAGAGGTTGCCAAGCTCCTGGGGCTTAAACCAGCAGAGAAAAAACCGGCTCGGAGCACGGTTTGCCTGTACTTCTCCGCAGACCGCAGACAAATCCCGGTTCGCGAACCGATTCTCTTTCTGAACGGTTCGGGGAAGGGGATAGTGAACAATATGTTCTTCGCCACAAATGTGGCGCCATCGTATGGCCCACCCGGGAAGGCTCTGGTATCGGTTTCTCTAATCGGGCTATACGACGCCGTTTCGGATGCTGATCTAACGGCCCAGGTTATTGGGGAGCTCTCGGATTGGTTCGGAGAATCAATCGTAGGGTCGTGGGAGCACTTGAGGACTTACAGGGTCGGGTTCGCACAACCGAATCAAAGCCCGCCCACGAACTTGGTACAAGATCCGAGGATAGGGTCGGGTATATACGTGTGTGGAGATCACGTGACTTCAGCTACGTTTGATGGAGCTTTAGTGTCAGGAGGGAGAGCTGTGGAGGCATTACTGAGGGATAGGGTGAAGTCACCAAActga